A single Methylobacterium sp. 17Sr1-1 DNA region contains:
- a CDS encoding ABC transporter substrate-binding protein — translation MRPLYSLGLAALVTLGASGAFAQTLTIGVRAGPESIDPHYTSTGTHAETLKHVFDTLVWAGDNLELQPRLAESWRLVDDTTWEFKLRPGVKFHDGSDLTAEDVKFSIERSRRISGPNPTSVYVRRVKEVTIVDPLTVRVATNGPAPTLPNDFVRVFVVSEKAAKDFSTQETANPGFNSGKAAIGTGPYRFVSWVPKDQLVLERFDGFWGGREPWQRVVRKELSNDAARVAQLKAGQVDVIARTPSSDVATLSRDPKLAIVSTGTIYVFNLEFDFREKPPQVTAKDGSPLAKNPFLDPRVREAFDLAIDREALAEFATEGQAKPASQLVTPNIFGYNPGIAATKPDVKRAKQLLAEAGYPDGFKVTLSFTSDRLPGDREVGTTLAQMLAQIGIAVAANAQPTALFFPARQRGEYSLAMWGWATSTGEAHYTLSSLTHTFDAAKGAGNYNVVGYSNPALDGLIDQAAVALDEGKRRGLLQEALALTARDRPRLPLVVIGTSWAAQKAKVTVTPRVDEDTLAMNIKPAGGR, via the coding sequence ATGCGTCCTCTGTACTCCCTCGGCCTCGCCGCGCTGGTCACGCTCGGCGCCAGCGGCGCCTTCGCGCAGACGCTCACGATCGGCGTCCGGGCCGGGCCGGAATCGATCGACCCGCACTACACCTCGACCGGTACCCATGCCGAGACGCTCAAGCACGTCTTCGACACCCTGGTCTGGGCAGGCGACAACCTGGAGCTCCAGCCGCGCCTGGCCGAGAGCTGGCGGCTCGTCGACGACACCACCTGGGAGTTCAAGCTGCGGCCCGGCGTCAAGTTTCACGACGGGTCGGACCTGACCGCCGAGGACGTGAAGTTCTCGATCGAGCGCTCGCGCAGGATCAGCGGACCGAACCCGACCTCGGTCTACGTCCGACGCGTCAAGGAGGTGACGATCGTCGATCCCCTCACGGTGCGCGTCGCCACCAACGGCCCGGCCCCGACCCTGCCGAACGACTTCGTGCGCGTCTTCGTCGTGTCCGAGAAGGCGGCGAAGGATTTTTCGACCCAGGAGACCGCCAATCCGGGCTTCAACTCCGGCAAGGCGGCGATCGGGACCGGCCCCTACCGGTTCGTGTCCTGGGTGCCGAAGGACCAGCTCGTGCTCGAGCGGTTCGACGGCTTCTGGGGCGGGCGCGAGCCGTGGCAGCGGGTGGTCCGCAAGGAATTGAGCAACGATGCCGCCCGGGTGGCGCAGCTCAAGGCCGGGCAGGTCGACGTGATCGCCCGCACCCCGTCCTCCGACGTCGCGACGCTCTCGCGCGACCCGAAGCTCGCGATCGTCTCGACCGGCACGATCTACGTCTTCAACCTCGAATTCGACTTCCGGGAGAAGCCGCCCCAGGTCACCGCCAAGGACGGATCGCCGCTGGCGAAGAACCCGTTCCTCGATCCCCGGGTGCGCGAGGCCTTCGACCTCGCGATCGACCGCGAGGCCCTGGCCGAGTTCGCCACCGAGGGGCAGGCCAAGCCCGCCTCCCAGCTCGTGACGCCGAACATCTTCGGCTACAACCCGGGCATCGCGGCCACCAAGCCGGATGTGAAGCGGGCCAAGCAGCTCCTGGCCGAGGCCGGCTACCCGGACGGGTTCAAGGTGACGCTCAGCTTCACCAGCGACCGCCTGCCGGGCGACCGCGAGGTCGGCACGACCCTCGCCCAGATGCTGGCGCAGATCGGCATCGCGGTCGCGGCGAACGCCCAGCCGACCGCCCTGTTCTTCCCCGCCCGCCAGCGCGGCGAGTACTCCCTGGCGATGTGGGGCTGGGCGACCTCGACCGGCGAGGCGCATTACACGCTCTCCTCGCTCACCCACACCTTCGACGCCGCGAAGGGCGCCGGCAACTACAACGTCGTCGGCTACAGCAACCCCGCCCTCGACGGCCTGATCGATCAGGCGGCGGTCGCCCTCGACGAGGGCAAGCGGCGCGGCCTGTTGCAGGAGGCGCTGGCGCTGACGGCCCGGGACCGTCCGCGCCTGCCCCTCGTCGTCATCGGCACCTCCTGGGCCGCCCAGAAGGCGAAGGTCACGGTGACGCCGCGGGTCGACGAGGACACGCTCGCGATGAACATCAAGCCGGCCGGGGGGCGCTAA
- a CDS encoding NrtA/SsuA/CpmA family ABC transporter substrate-binding protein — translation MTRSDVPGLDRRRLIQGAGLAIGAAALGLDPARAQGPGPVGTRNTDTVRLGWGRGGLPLIARERGEFEKGLADQGITVKWVGPFPNHAPSLQAVVGGSADFGFWGSTTPALAAIIAGSPLVFTNYNVYSPRSTAIIVKKNSGIDSVKDLAGKKVAVNRSGLGEFLLVAALEKHGVDRKTVEVVYLNPPDASPAFGQGRVDAWSMWTPAVDIARDQYDAKNIFFEGTDLDFLIDYSSLVSLRDFTTKNSALVRAVIDAYAREGQWISDNPVEAETIAQKEGKYGDAVRDHLAGLKRQNRFYETDDAAFLAGFQKAADWLADRAILPKRVKVADHSVRV, via the coding sequence ATGACCCGCTCAGACGTTCCCGGTCTCGACCGGCGCCGGCTCATCCAGGGCGCCGGGCTGGCGATCGGTGCTGCCGCCCTCGGCCTCGACCCGGCCCGGGCGCAAGGTCCCGGCCCTGTCGGAACCCGCAACACCGACACCGTCCGCCTCGGCTGGGGGCGCGGCGGCCTGCCGCTGATCGCCCGCGAGCGCGGGGAATTCGAGAAGGGCCTCGCCGACCAGGGCATCACGGTGAAGTGGGTCGGCCCCTTCCCCAACCACGCGCCCTCGTTGCAGGCGGTGGTCGGCGGCAGCGCCGATTTCGGCTTCTGGGGCAGCACCACCCCGGCGCTCGCCGCCATCATCGCCGGCTCGCCGCTCGTCTTCACCAACTACAACGTCTATTCACCGCGCTCGACCGCGATCATCGTCAAGAAGAACTCCGGCATCGACTCGGTCAAGGATCTCGCCGGCAAGAAGGTCGCGGTGAACCGCTCGGGACTCGGCGAGTTCCTGCTGGTCGCGGCCCTCGAGAAGCACGGCGTCGATCGCAAGACGGTCGAGGTCGTGTACCTCAACCCGCCGGACGCCTCGCCGGCCTTCGGCCAGGGCCGGGTCGATGCCTGGTCGATGTGGACGCCCGCGGTCGACATCGCCCGCGATCAGTACGACGCCAAAAACATCTTCTTCGAGGGCACCGACCTCGATTTCCTGATCGACTACTCGTCCCTCGTGTCTTTACGCGACTTCACCACCAAGAACTCCGCCCTCGTGCGCGCGGTGATCGACGCCTATGCCCGCGAGGGCCAGTGGATCAGCGACAACCCGGTCGAGGCCGAGACCATCGCCCAGAAGGAGGGCAAGTACGGCGACGCGGTGCGCGACCACCTCGCAGGCCTCAAGCGCCAGAACCGCTTCTACGAGACCGACGACGCCGCCTTCCTCGCCGGCTTCCAGAAGGCGGCCGACTGGCTCGCCGACCGGGCGATCCTGCCGAAGCGGGTCAAGGTCGCCGACCATTCCGTCCGGGTCTGA
- a CDS encoding ATP-binding cassette domain-containing protein, translating to MSAAVTVRALRRRYGERVVIEGLDLRIETGEFVAMLGESGCGKTTLLRALAGLDPVDGGRIDGPAQPAVVFQEHRLLPWAPLWQNVALGIETPGAKPQAVAALREVGLAGRETDWPRNLSGGQAQRVALARALVREPRLLLLDEPFAALDALTRIKMHELIKDLVARHQPGVLLVTHDVDEAIAIADRILVMRGGRIAAAYDVATETAAGPGLLRGKLLGELGVTLHDRAA from the coding sequence ATGAGCGCCGCCGTCACCGTCCGGGCTTTGCGCCGCCGCTACGGCGAGCGGGTCGTCATCGAGGGCCTGGACCTGCGCATCGAGACCGGCGAGTTCGTCGCCATGCTGGGCGAGAGCGGCTGCGGCAAGACCACGTTGCTGCGGGCGCTGGCCGGCCTCGACCCGGTCGATGGAGGTCGGATCGACGGCCCGGCCCAGCCGGCGGTGGTGTTCCAGGAGCACCGGCTGCTACCCTGGGCCCCGCTCTGGCAGAACGTCGCCCTCGGGATCGAGACGCCGGGGGCGAAGCCCCAGGCGGTCGCGGCCCTGCGCGAGGTCGGCCTGGCCGGGCGGGAGACCGACTGGCCGCGCAACCTCTCGGGCGGCCAGGCGCAGCGGGTGGCGCTCGCCCGCGCCCTGGTGCGCGAGCCGCGGCTCCTGCTCCTCGACGAGCCCTTCGCGGCCCTCGATGCGCTGACCCGCATCAAGATGCACGAGCTGATCAAGGACCTGGTGGCCCGTCACCAGCCCGGCGTCCTCCTCGTCACCCACGACGTCGACGAGGCCATCGCCATCGCCGACCGCATCCTGGTGATGCGCGGCGGCCGGATCGCCGCCGCCTACGACGTCGCGACCGAGACGGCGGCCGGACCCGGCCTCCTACGCGGCAAGCTCCTCGGCGAACTCGGCGTCACCCTCCACGACCGCGCCGCCTGA
- a CDS encoding OsmC family protein has protein sequence MSEIQAITARTTGEAGRYVLEGTGKVFLSDSAMIRRVPSVAPNPIEFLVSALASCALASVESDARDFGIVVRAASAEVTAVRDEADESRFSSILVTLAVEGVDQPTAERLTTHFRDHCPVYNTIRRGGPITVKVEAVA, from the coding sequence ATGAGCGAGATTCAGGCCATCACCGCCCGCACCACCGGGGAGGCGGGCCGCTACGTGCTCGAAGGGACGGGCAAGGTGTTCCTGTCCGACTCGGCGATGATCCGGCGAGTGCCGTCGGTGGCGCCGAACCCGATCGAGTTCCTGGTCTCGGCGCTGGCCTCCTGCGCGCTCGCCAGCGTCGAGAGCGACGCGCGTGACTTCGGCATCGTCGTCCGGGCCGCCTCGGCCGAGGTCACGGCGGTTCGGGACGAGGCCGACGAGAGCCGTTTCAGCAGCATCCTGGTCACGCTCGCGGTCGAGGGCGTCGATCAGCCGACCGCCGAGCGGCTGACGACGCACTTTCGCGACCACTGCCCGGTCTACAACACCATCCGGCGCGGCGGACCGATCACGGTCAAGGTCGAGGCCGTCGCCTGA
- a CDS encoding rhodanese-like domain-containing protein, whose product MTRTITAQELRAHWAEGREIALLDVREEGPFAEAHPLFALSVPVSEIETSLPALVPRLSAPVVVYDSGEGYAARAAGRITALGYRDVAILEGGLESYARVGEVYRDVNVPSKAFGELVEAIRHTPSLPAAEVRRILDEEADVVVVDARRFEEFSTMSIPGGRSLPGGELVLRIREAAPSPDTLVVVNCAGRTRSIIGTQSLVNAGLPNRVVALRNGTIGWTLEGLSLATRRTEQVAQPSDATRAWARERAGSWAIHVGVPVIGAEDLARFRAEAESRTLYTLDVRDPAEHALGHPAGFASAPGGQLVQATDEWLGVRGARVVLYDDDGVRARMAASWLVQMGWDASVLAEGVALPDAFPAPESPRVLLPTEPSLTPGDLAGLTDATIVDLARSPAYRRGHVPGAWHASGPALARDLAALPGDGPIVLTSPDGRVAAANLAEAQEATTRPVWLLAGGTRAWTEAGRPLETDGRFVSEPIDVYKRPYEGTDNARAAMQGYIDWELQLVAQLANDGIARFRVVRSPGDEVRPA is encoded by the coding sequence ATGACCAGGACCATCACCGCGCAAGAGTTGCGCGCCCACTGGGCCGAGGGCCGGGAGATCGCCCTCCTCGACGTGCGCGAGGAGGGCCCGTTCGCCGAGGCGCATCCGCTCTTCGCCCTCAGCGTGCCGGTCAGCGAGATCGAGACGAGCCTGCCGGCCCTGGTGCCGCGCCTCTCGGCCCCGGTGGTGGTCTACGATTCCGGCGAGGGCTACGCCGCGCGGGCGGCCGGGCGCATCACGGCCCTGGGCTACCGCGACGTCGCGATCCTGGAGGGCGGGCTCGAATCTTACGCCCGCGTCGGCGAGGTCTATCGCGATGTCAACGTGCCCTCGAAGGCCTTCGGCGAGCTGGTCGAGGCGATCCGGCACACGCCGTCCCTGCCGGCTGCCGAGGTCCGGCGCATCCTCGACGAGGAGGCGGACGTGGTGGTGGTCGATGCCCGCCGCTTCGAGGAATTCTCGACCATGAGCATTCCGGGCGGGCGCAGCCTGCCCGGCGGCGAACTCGTCCTCCGCATCCGCGAGGCCGCGCCCTCCCCCGACACCCTGGTGGTCGTCAACTGCGCCGGGCGCACCCGCAGCATCATCGGCACCCAGAGCCTGGTGAATGCCGGCCTGCCGAACCGCGTCGTGGCGTTGCGCAACGGCACGATCGGCTGGACGCTGGAAGGTCTCTCGCTCGCGACGCGCCGCACCGAGCAGGTGGCACAGCCGTCCGACGCCACGCGCGCCTGGGCCCGCGAGCGCGCGGGGAGTTGGGCCATCCATGTCGGCGTGCCGGTGATCGGGGCGGAGGACCTCGCGCGGTTCCGCGCCGAGGCCGAGAGCCGCACGCTCTACACCCTCGACGTGCGCGATCCCGCCGAGCACGCCCTCGGCCACCCGGCGGGCTTCGCCTCGGCGCCGGGCGGGCAGCTCGTCCAGGCGACCGACGAGTGGCTCGGCGTACGCGGCGCCCGCGTCGTGCTCTACGACGACGACGGCGTGCGCGCCCGGATGGCGGCGTCCTGGCTCGTCCAGATGGGGTGGGACGCCAGCGTCCTGGCGGAGGGCGTGGCGCTCCCCGACGCCTTTCCGGCACCGGAATCGCCCCGGGTGCTCCTTCCGACCGAGCCGTCGCTGACGCCCGGCGATCTCGCAGGCCTGACCGACGCGACCATCGTCGATCTCGCCCGCAGCCCGGCCTATCGCCGGGGCCATGTCCCGGGCGCCTGGCACGCCTCCGGGCCGGCGCTGGCACGCGATCTCGCCGCCCTGCCGGGCGACGGCCCGATCGTCCTGACCTCGCCGGACGGGAGGGTGGCCGCGGCGAATCTCGCCGAGGCGCAGGAGGCGACGACGCGCCCGGTGTGGCTCCTCGCGGGCGGAACACGGGCATGGACGGAAGCCGGCCGGCCGCTCGAAACGGACGGGCGTTTCGTGTCGGAGCCGATCGACGTCTACAAGCGTCCCTACGAGGGCACCGACAACGCCCGGGCCGCCATGCAGGGCTACATCGACTGGGAATTGCAGCTCGTGGCCCAGCTCGCCAATGACGGAATCGCGCGGTTCCGTGTCGTCCGCTCCCCCGGAGACGAGGTCAGGCCGGCATAG
- a CDS encoding NtaA/DmoA family FMN-dependent monooxygenase (This protein belongs to a clade of FMN-dependent monooxygenases, within a broader family of flavin-dependent oxidoreductases, the luciferase-like monooxygenase (LMM) family, some of whose members use coenzyme F420 rather than FMN.) produces MPSPKKPVRLGVNVLASGRHDAAWKTFSDPASLPTDIDAFLRIARVAEKGKIDALFLADGPGGLVDEALHRPWRALDPVTLLAALAQATTHIGLVATTSTIFGHPYTVARQIASLDHISKGRAAWNIITSQTPVALAAYGLPHGFDQEERYRRATEFVEIVTGLWDSLPREAIVADRDRHVFVDEALVRPIAVAGRHFSSRGALSAPVGPQGRPVIFQAGQSEDSKAFGAAYADALFTGQRLIGPAQKFYADVKALARSHGRDPDQLLVMPGLFPIVGSTEAEALRRKADLDAGLDVDFLRAELARHFALDPDDLPLDAPLPYDLIEAAEPRVPIASRWPRKQILAEAVEHGWTVRQAALSNIVGGHRMIVGPPEVIAADILHWLDTGAADGFNLNIDVQTSGLEDIVDFVLPLLRKAGRFRDEYTGQTLRHHLGLAPSLDPRDAEPLRRTGTGR; encoded by the coding sequence GTGCCCTCTCCCAAAAAGCCCGTCCGCCTCGGCGTCAACGTCCTCGCCTCCGGGCGCCACGACGCCGCCTGGAAGACCTTTTCGGATCCGGCCTCGCTGCCGACCGACATCGACGCCTTCCTGCGCATCGCCAGGGTGGCCGAGAAGGGCAAGATCGACGCGCTCTTCCTCGCCGACGGGCCCGGCGGCCTCGTCGACGAGGCTCTGCACCGGCCCTGGCGCGCCCTCGACCCGGTGACGCTGCTCGCCGCCTTGGCGCAGGCCACCACCCATATCGGCCTCGTCGCCACCACCTCGACGATCTTCGGCCACCCTTACACGGTCGCCCGCCAGATCGCCTCGCTCGACCACATCAGCAAAGGCCGGGCGGCCTGGAACATCATCACCAGCCAGACCCCAGTGGCGCTCGCCGCCTACGGGCTTCCCCACGGCTTCGACCAGGAGGAGCGCTACCGGCGCGCCACGGAGTTCGTCGAGATCGTCACCGGCCTGTGGGATTCCCTGCCCCGGGAGGCGATCGTCGCCGACCGCGACCGTCACGTCTTCGTCGACGAGGCGCTGGTCCGGCCCATCGCCGTCGCGGGCCGCCACTTCAGCAGCCGCGGCGCGCTGTCGGCCCCGGTCGGGCCGCAGGGGCGGCCGGTGATCTTCCAGGCCGGGCAGTCGGAGGACAGCAAGGCGTTCGGCGCGGCTTACGCCGACGCGCTGTTCACCGGGCAACGCCTGATCGGGCCGGCCCAAAAGTTCTACGCCGACGTGAAGGCGCTCGCGCGCAGCCACGGCCGCGATCCCGACCAGCTCCTCGTCATGCCGGGCCTGTTTCCGATCGTCGGTAGCACGGAAGCGGAGGCCCTGCGGCGCAAGGCCGACCTCGATGCCGGCCTCGACGTCGACTTCCTGCGGGCCGAGCTCGCCCGGCACTTCGCCCTCGATCCCGACGACCTGCCGCTCGACGCTCCCCTGCCCTACGACCTCATCGAGGCGGCCGAGCCGCGCGTGCCGATCGCCTCGCGCTGGCCGCGCAAGCAGATCCTCGCCGAGGCGGTCGAGCACGGCTGGACGGTGCGCCAGGCCGCACTCAGCAACATCGTCGGCGGCCACCGGATGATCGTCGGCCCGCCGGAGGTCATCGCCGCCGACATCCTGCACTGGCTCGATACGGGCGCGGCGGACGGGTTCAACCTCAACATCGACGTCCAGACGAGCGGGCTCGAGGACATCGTGGACTTCGTGCTGCCGCTGCTGCGGAAGGCCGGGCGGTTCCGCGACGAGTATACCGGGCAGACCCTGCGCCACCATCTCGGCCTCGCTCCCTCACTCGACCCGCGCGACGCCGAGCCCCTGCGCCGCACCGGCACCGGCCGCTAA
- a CDS encoding acyl-CoA dehydrogenase family protein, with translation MIQGQSLDPAAATRPGWSEITRRLGLDALFSGFAEGAAARDVARRPLTAETAALKARGFGAVRLPYEMGGAGVSLPELFALARDLASADPNIAHVFRNHFFAVEQHRKTPDAPFSARILALAGEGRMFGNAVSEAGGGPAGSRNQVPGARLARDGDGHRVSGRKIYSTGNMYADHLFASALDEETGRTVQFLVSTKAPGVILDDDWTGFGQKLTGSGTTVFEDVRVAPEDLFALPERAEGEPHLYGFTFHQVYLTVVISGIVTRILQDALALVRGRSRNYYHALAEHPSQEPEIQAVIGRIAAHRAAILAVTDRAVAALDRAWARAAQPDAEALSIAASIAAAEAKIVTDEVAATLASLLLDVGSGSAVATERALDRHWRNLKVIAAHNPRIYKERVVGDHYLNGALPPTGAFF, from the coding sequence ATGATCCAGGGACAGAGTCTCGATCCGGCCGCCGCGACCCGGCCGGGCTGGAGCGAGATCACCCGCCGCCTCGGCCTCGACGCGCTCTTCTCAGGATTCGCCGAAGGTGCGGCCGCCCGCGACGTCGCGCGCCGCCCGCTCACCGCCGAGACGGCGGCGCTGAAAGCGCGCGGCTTCGGCGCGGTGCGGCTCCCCTACGAGATGGGGGGCGCCGGCGTAAGCCTACCCGAGCTGTTCGCGCTCGCCCGCGACCTTGCCAGCGCCGACCCGAACATCGCCCACGTCTTCCGCAACCACTTCTTCGCGGTCGAGCAGCATCGCAAGACGCCCGACGCACCCTTCTCCGCCCGCATCCTGGCGCTGGCGGGCGAGGGCCGGATGTTCGGCAACGCCGTCTCCGAGGCCGGCGGAGGACCGGCCGGCAGCCGGAACCAGGTGCCGGGCGCGCGGCTCGCGCGCGACGGCGACGGCCATCGGGTCTCCGGCCGCAAGATCTACTCGACGGGCAACATGTATGCCGATCACCTCTTCGCCTCGGCTTTGGACGAGGAGACGGGCCGCACCGTTCAGTTCCTGGTCTCGACCAAGGCGCCGGGCGTGATCCTCGACGACGACTGGACCGGCTTCGGCCAGAAGCTCACCGGCTCGGGCACCACGGTGTTCGAGGATGTTCGGGTCGCACCCGAGGACCTGTTCGCACTGCCGGAGCGCGCCGAAGGCGAGCCACATCTCTACGGTTTCACCTTCCACCAAGTCTATCTCACGGTGGTGATCTCCGGCATCGTCACCCGCATCCTCCAGGACGCCCTGGCGCTGGTGCGGGGCCGGTCGCGCAACTACTACCACGCGCTCGCCGAGCACCCCTCGCAAGAGCCGGAGATCCAGGCGGTGATCGGCCGCATCGCCGCCCACCGGGCCGCGATCCTCGCGGTGACCGACCGGGCGGTCGCCGCCCTCGACCGTGCCTGGGCGCGGGCGGCGCAGCCCGACGCCGAAGCCCTGTCGATCGCCGCCAGCATCGCGGCGGCCGAGGCCAAGATCGTGACCGACGAGGTCGCGGCGACGCTGGCGAGCCTGCTCCTCGACGTCGGCAGCGGCAGCGCCGTCGCGACCGAGCGGGCCCTCGACCGCCACTGGCGCAACCTGAAGGTCATCGCCGCGCACAACCCGCGGATCTACAAGGAGCGGGTGGTCGGCGACCACTACCTCAACGGCGCCCTGCCGCCGACCGGGGCGTTCTTCTGA
- a CDS encoding LysR family transcriptional regulator — MDRSGVTLERMRSFVRVAERGSLSAVAREQGVGQSTVSRHVADLEGALGVTLLNRTTRRLTLTDEGRRYHAEARTILRLVDEATDGARRAGSGLTGTIRISCTAALGVRHVCRMLFSLQDLYPEIVVDLSLSDARIDLVQEAVDVAIRLGPLADSTLQCRTLGRSRRILVASRAYLAERGRPETPDDLAAHASIRMSNLTGGGTLSLRGRDGSAVLIPFDGRLRVDHGLAAREALVQGRGIAAAHVWLIDDLLAAGSVEQILPDFTPEPVPLSLLVVPGRTRIKRVRMLVDALAASLATLPGLDRQ, encoded by the coding sequence ATGGATAGATCGGGCGTCACCCTGGAGCGGATGCGCAGCTTCGTGCGCGTCGCCGAACGCGGCAGCCTGTCGGCGGTGGCGCGCGAGCAGGGCGTGGGACAATCGACCGTCTCGCGGCACGTGGCGGACCTCGAGGGCGCCCTCGGCGTCACGCTCCTCAACCGGACCACCCGGCGCCTCACCCTCACCGACGAGGGGCGGCGCTACCACGCCGAGGCGCGCACCATCCTGCGGCTGGTGGACGAGGCGACGGACGGGGCGCGGCGTGCCGGCAGCGGCCTGACCGGGACGATCCGCATCTCCTGCACTGCGGCCCTGGGGGTCCGCCACGTATGCCGGATGCTCTTCTCCCTCCAGGACCTTTATCCGGAGATCGTGGTGGACCTCAGCCTGTCCGATGCGCGCATCGACCTCGTGCAGGAGGCGGTCGACGTCGCGATCCGGCTCGGGCCCCTCGCGGACAGCACCTTGCAGTGCCGGACCCTCGGCCGGTCCCGCCGCATCCTGGTGGCGTCCCGCGCCTATCTGGCGGAGCGGGGGCGCCCGGAGACGCCCGACGACCTCGCCGCCCATGCCTCGATCCGCATGAGCAACCTCACTGGGGGCGGGACGCTGTCGTTGCGCGGACGGGACGGCTCGGCGGTCCTGATTCCGTTCGACGGCCGCCTGCGGGTCGATCACGGCCTGGCGGCCCGCGAGGCCCTGGTCCAGGGACGCGGGATCGCGGCGGCGCATGTCTGGCTCATCGACGATCTGCTGGCGGCCGGATCGGTCGAGCAGATCCTGCCCGATTTCACGCCCGAGCCCGTGCCCCTGTCCCTGCTCGTCGTGCCCGGCCGGACGCGCATCAAGCGCGTCCGAATGCTGGTTGACGCCCTGGCCGCTTCGCTCGCGACCCTGCCCGGCCTCGACCGGCAATGA
- a CDS encoding ABC transporter permease subunit translates to MAVELSTKAPRALSGTLHTTSRKANRRPRSERELTVLSWLAPVLFALAWEALCRFGGVNKQVMPAPSAVLATAGSLVADGSLVVHLGYSLLRAATGFLIGGGIGFGLGLLVGFSRLAEALLDRSIQMIRAIPFLALLPLVIVWFGVDEAGKIFLVSLGVLFPIYINTVLGIRQVDPKLLEVAKVTGLSLRGRITKIILPGAMPSILTGVRYALAVAWLALVVAETIATTKGIGFLAMDAREFLQTNVIVLTIVIYAAIGVIADGIARGLERRLLAWHPNYAKEERR, encoded by the coding sequence ATGGCGGTCGAACTCTCCACAAAGGCGCCCCGGGCACTGTCGGGCACGCTTCATACGACATCGCGCAAGGCCAACCGACGGCCCCGGAGCGAGCGCGAGCTGACCGTTCTCTCCTGGCTCGCGCCCGTCCTGTTCGCACTGGCCTGGGAGGCCCTGTGCCGGTTCGGCGGCGTGAACAAACAGGTCATGCCGGCGCCGAGCGCGGTGCTCGCCACCGCCGGGTCGCTCGTCGCGGACGGCTCGCTGGTCGTGCATCTCGGCTACAGCCTGCTGCGCGCCGCGACCGGCTTTCTGATCGGCGGCGGCATCGGCTTCGGTCTCGGCCTGCTCGTCGGCTTCTCGCGCCTCGCCGAGGCGCTGCTCGACCGCTCGATCCAGATGATCCGGGCGATCCCCTTCCTCGCTCTCCTGCCGCTCGTCATCGTGTGGTTCGGCGTCGACGAGGCCGGCAAGATCTTCCTCGTCTCGCTCGGCGTGCTGTTTCCGATCTACATCAACACCGTGCTCGGCATCCGCCAGGTCGACCCGAAGCTGCTCGAGGTCGCGAAGGTCACGGGCCTGAGCCTGCGCGGCCGCATCACGAAGATCATCCTGCCCGGCGCGATGCCGTCGATCCTGACGGGCGTGCGCTACGCGCTCGCCGTCGCCTGGCTGGCCCTCGTCGTCGCCGAGACCATCGCGACGACGAAGGGCATCGGCTTCCTGGCGATGGACGCCCGCGAGTTCCTGCAGACCAACGTCATCGTGCTGACCATCGTCATCTATGCGGCGATCGGCGTGATCGCGGACGGGATCGCCCGGGGCCTGGAGCGCCGGCTGCTCGCCTGGCACCCGAACTACGCCAAGGAGGAACGCCGATGA